A region of Vitis vinifera cultivar Pinot Noir 40024 chromosome 15, ASM3070453v1 DNA encodes the following proteins:
- the LOC100242750 gene encoding carotenoid cleavage dioxygenase 7, chloroplastic, which produces MQAKPFHAVPVKFPSPTKLPLLQKPPAMPEKVLSRAISISTPDTRVSDVSTPNLDDSMAAFWDYQFLFMSQRSETDGSIALRVVDGAIPVDFPSGTYFLAGPGLFSDDHGSTVHPLDGHGYLRAFAINGPGKEVKFSARYVKTEAQLEEHDPMTRGWRFTYRGPFSVLKGGKKVGNRKVMKNVANTSVLKWGGRLMCLWEGGDPYEIESGTLDTIGRLDMMEGCDSLHEGGSPGSDAWDLAAAALKPILHGVFKMPEKRPLSHYKIDAKRNRLLMMWCNAEDMLLPRSNFTIYEFDSKMKVVQRKEFKIPDHLMIHDWAFTDSHYVLFSNRIKLDILGSMGALSGLSPMISALSANPSKPTSPIYLLPRFSDDVTGNRDWRVPIEVPSQLWLIHVGNAYEERDERGNFNIQIHASACSYQWFNFHKMFGYDWQSRKLDPCVMNVQQGQEESLPHLIQVSINLDANGTSKNCSVEPLNQWNKPSDFPSINPSSSGIKNTYMYAAAASGSRSTLPHFPFDTIVKVNVPNKSTHRWSTGTRRFIGEPIFVPKGIEEDDGYLLVVEYAVSIQRCYLVILDAKRIGEIDALVARLEVPKHLTFPIGFHGFWAPKE; this is translated from the exons ATGCAGGCCAAACCTTTCCATGCTGTCCCGGTCAAATTCCCTTCTCCAACAAAGCTCCCTCTTCTCCAGAAACCTCCGGCCATGCCGGAGAAAGTACTGTCAAGAGCTATTTCCATTTCCACACCTGATACTAGGGTTTCAGATGTCTCGACCCCGAATTTGGATGACTCCATGGCTGCATTTTGGGATTATCAGTTTCTCTTTATGTCGCAACGCTCTGAAACAGATGGGTCTATTGCTTTACGCGTGGTTGATGGTGCAATTCCCGTTGATTTTCCTTCGGGTACGTATTTTCTAGCTGGGCCGGGTCTTTTTAGCGATGATCATGGGTCGACGGTCCATCCTTTGGATGGGCATGGGTATTTGAGGGCTTTTGCCATTAATGGACCGGGTAAAGAGGTCAAGTTCTCGGCTAGGTATGTGAAAACGGAGGCCCAGTTGGAGGAGCACGACCCGATGACCCGTGGGTGGCGATTCACGTACCGCGGCCCGTTTTCGGTATTGAAAGGAGGGAAGAAGGTGGGGAACAGGAAGGTGATGAAAAATGTGGCGAACACCAGCGTGTTGAAGTGGGGTGGACGGTTGATGTGCTTGTGGGAGGGTGGAGACCCCTATGAGATTGAATCTGGGACGCTGGATACGATCGGAAGGCTCGATATGATGGAGGGCTGTGATTCATTGCATGAAGGTGGCAGCCCCGGCAGTGATGCTTGGGATTTGGCTGCGGCGGCGTTGAAGCCAATTCTACATG GAGTGTTCAAGATGCCGGAGAAGCGGCCACTGTCGCATTATAAAATTGATGCTAAAAGAAATAGGCTTCTGATGATGTGGTGTAACGCAGAAGACATGTTGCTGCCTCGGAGCAATTTTACAATCTAtg AATTTGATTCGAAAATGAAGGTGGTACAAAGGAAAGAGTTCAAGATTCCGGATCATTTGATGATCCATGATTGGGCTTTCACCGATTCTCATTATGTCTTGTTCTCCAATCGAATCAAGCTTGATATTCTAG GATCAATGGGGGCCTTAAGTGGACTATCACCAATGATATCAGCATTATCGGCAAACCCTAGTAAACCAACCTCTCCAATCTATCTCCTTCCTCGATTCTCTGACGACGTCACTGGAAATCGAGATTGGAGAGTTCCAATTGAAGTTCCTTCACAGTTATGGCTGATACATGTTGGCAATGCCTATGAGGAGAGGGACGAGAGAGGAAACTTCAACATTCAAATACATGCCAGTGCTTGCTCTTATCAATGGTTCAATTTCCACAAAATGTTTG GATATGATTGGCAAAGTAGGAAATTAGACCCTTGTGTTATGAATGTTCAACAAGGCCAAGAAGAATCACTTCCACACCTCATTCAAGTCTCCATCAACTTGGATGCCAATGGTACATCCAAGAATTGTAGTGTCGAACCTTTGAATCAATGGAACAAACCCTCCGACTTCCCCTCCATCAATCCATCTTCCTCCGGCATAAAAAACACATACATGTATGCGGCGGCCGCATCTGGTTCCCGCTCAACCTTGCCACATTTTCCTTTTGACACCATCGTTAAAGTAAATGTCCCTAACAAGTCGACTCATAGGTGGTCTACCGGTACTAGGAGGTTCATAGGTGAGCCCATCTTTGTTCCCAAGGGTATTGAAGAAGACGACGGTTACCTTCTGGTAGTCGAg TATGCAGTGTCAATACAAAGGTGTTACCTTGTCATATTGGATGCTAAGAGAATAGgagagattgatgcacttgtaGCAAGGCTTGAAGTCCCAAAACATTTGACTTTTCCCATTGGATTTCATGGCTTTTGGGCCCCCAAAGAGTAG
- the LOC100265039 gene encoding nuclear pore complex protein NUP62, whose product MSGFNLPTSSAPPSSSSSSSTSLFPSFPSASASSSPLFSGISSSSSSSIFPFSNPSSSSSPSPFSFGSTPSAASSLFPSVSPSTEFSLSSSPFQSSSTSSNPSSSSSSFSSQFSAFGSSSSSSSPFGGVGSFASSAQGTFGFGFGSAPAASLAPSSGSTLFGASSISSTGSSLFGAASLSSTGSTLFGAPSVSSSPSPAFSTSAPFGSSSSSSAVISSTTTPSTANTLFGASSASASTASALFGASSALVSTATANPLFGASSASVSTATASPLFGASSASVSAATPAFSSPLFGASSPAPPFGPSSSSSTSASTAPSVPNFFSSSSASNSSSPAPAFSFLKGTTSSTTTSVSSASSLTSSTTSSAGFSFGTPSSSDFQASFSLGNAASTTTSAAPASSASAATPAKPAPFGFGMSSPSLFSTVTTTTSSSTPAAATTPAASAASTSAFSVFGVSSSASTVASPAFGVSSSSSTQATTPALPAFGVGSSSSAIPSTIAAASTTSSSTAAGSFPGFGVTSAGASSGTTSSFPSFSLPTKSSAPASSSQAQTTTASPLFGVPPSTAVAVTSSSTTAVQTSSSLVVASSSGTNSTVTTAVAPAPKMPSEITGKTVEEIIKEWNTELQERTGKFRKQATAIAEWDKKILQNRDVLLRLEIEVAKVVETQAQLERQLELIETHQQEVDKALLSIEEEAERIYKDERGLLLDDEAASTRDAMYEQAEFIEREMEQMTEQIKSIIQTLNTNQGGELDVMDGMTPLDVIVRILNNQLSSLMWIDEKAQEFNSRIQKLASQGSTSEHGSMGPKFWMS is encoded by the exons ATGTCAGGCTTCAACCTCCCCACTAGCTCTGCCCctccttcttcttcatcatcatcatcaacctCTTTGTTTCCTTCATTTCCTTCTGCTTCAGCTTCTTCATCGCCTCTCTTCTCTGGaatttcttcctcttcttcttcctcaattTTCCCCTTCTCAAACccttcttcttcgtcttctcCATCTCCATTCTCTTTCGGATCAACCCCTTCTGCTGCGTCCTCTCTGTTCCCTTCTGTGTCACCATCCACTGAATTCTCACTGAGTTCTTCCCCATTTCAATCTTCTTCCACTTCTTCAAACCCTAgctcctcctcttcttcattttcttcccaATTCTCCGCCTTTGGTTCATCTTCGTCCTCCTCTTCCCCTTTCGGTGGGGTAGGATCATTCGCTTCTTCCGCCCAAGGTACGTTCGGCTTCGGGTTCGGATCCGCTCCAGCGGCATCATTGGCACCGAGTTCTGGGTCGACCCTGTTTGGGGCGTCTTCGATCTCATCCACTGGTTCGTCACTTTTTGGGGCGGCTTCGCTCTCATCCACCGGTTCGACATTGTTCGGGGCGCCTTCGGTCTCATCGAGTCCTTCCCCTGCATTTTCTACTTCAGCCCCTTTTGggtcttcttcctcttcttcggCTGTGATTTCTTCTACTACAACTCCTTCCACTGCTAACACCTTGTTTGGGGCATCTTCGGCTTCGGCTTCTACCGCTAGTGCCTTGTTTGGGGCTTCTTCAGCTTTGGTGTCTACTGCTACTGCTAATCCATTGTTTGGGGCTTCTTCAGCTTCGGTTTCTACTGCTACTGCTAGTCCATTGTTTGGGGCTTCTTCGGCTTCGGTTTCTGCTGCTACCCCTGCCTTTTCGTCTCCGTTGTTTGGGGCTTCTTCTCCTGCACCTCCctttggaccttcttcttcgtcttctaCTTCGGCTTCAACTGCTCCTTCTgtccccaattttttttcttccagtTCAGCTTCCAATTCGAGCTCTCCAGCACCTGCATTTTCGTTTTTGAAGGGGACTACGAGTTCTACGACTACTTCTGTATCATCCGCATCCTCTTTGACATCCTCTACCACAAGTTCTGCGGGTTTCTCATTTGGAACACCATCCTCTTCGGATTTTCAGGCCTCTTTTAGTCTCGGAAATGCAGCTTCTACCACCACTAGTGCCGCCCCAGCATCCTCGGCTTCTGCTGCAACACCGGCGAAGCCTGCTCCTTTTGGGTTTGGAATGTCATCACCTTCATTATTTTCGACAGTGACTACTACTACTAGTTCTTCGACTCCGGCCGCCGCCACAACCCCAGCTGCTTCTGCAGCTTCCACCTCGGCGTTTTCTGTCTTTGGGGTGAGTTCTTCAGCTTCAACTGTTGCTTCACCTGCTTTTGGTGTGAGTTCTTCATCATCAACTCAGGCAACAACTCCAGCATTGCCTGCTTTTGGGGTGGGTTCTTCATCTTCAGCTATTCCTTCAACCATAGCAGCAGCAAGCACAACTAGTTCCTCGACAGCGGCAGGTTCTTTTCCTGGTTTTGGTGTTACAAGCGCAGGTGCTTCCTCGGGGACTACTAGTTCTTTTCCGAGTTTTTCGTTGCCGACTAAATCATCAGCCCCTGCTTCATCTTCACAAGCACAAACCACAACTGCTTCTCCACTTTTTG GTGTTCCTCCTTCCACTGCTGTAGCTGTAACAAGTTCCAGTACTACTGCTGTTCAGACATCATCATCCCTGGTTGTAGCTTCTAGTAGTGG GACAAACTCAACTGTCACAACAGCTGTAGCACCTGCTCCGAAAATGCCATCCGAGATCACTGGGAAAACTGTTGAAGAG ATCATCAAGGAGTGGAACACTGAGCTACAGGAACGCActggaaaatttagaaaacaggCTACTGCAATAGCTGAGTGGGACAAGAAGATTTTGCAGAATCGTGATGTTCTTCTGAGACTTGAG ATTGAAGTGGCGAAAGTGGTTGAGACCCAAGCTCAATTGGAGAGACAACTTGAGTTAATTGAGACCCATCAGCAAGAG GTTGATAAGGCTTTGCTAAGTATAGAAGAAGAAGCTGAGCGTATTTACAAGGATGAGCGTGGATTGCTCCTTGATGATGAGGCTGCATCCACAAGAGATGCAAT GTATGAGCAGGCTGAATTTATAGAGAGGGAAATGGAACAAATGACGGAACAGataaaatcaattattcaaACACTAAATACCAATCAG GGTGGAGAACTTGATGTGATGGATGGGATGACTCCATTAGATGTCATTGTACGAATTTTAAACAATCAACTAAGCTCTCTAATGTGGATTGATGAAAAG GCTCAAGAATTTAACTCGCGCATTCAGAAGCTTGCCAGTCAAGGTTCTACTTCAGAGCATGGATCAATGGGTCCAAAATTCTGGATGAGTTAA